In Deltaproteobacteria bacterium RIFCSPHIGHO2_02_FULL_44_16, a single genomic region encodes these proteins:
- a CDS encoding heat-inducible transcription repressor HrcA: MNSLPERYREILQLLISDYITSAEPVGSRSLAKRHSGNLSPATIRNVMADLTEMGLLEQPHTSAGRIPTEAAFQYYVESLLHIHDLSDVEKESIRQQCFQKGGIEQFLHRTSGALSSMSRYIGLVVMPGWQEIELKQVEFLRLSRGRLLGIFVAQNGLVQNQLIEVDEDFTFLDLEKINNFCNRTFSGLNLSEARQKISQELESERADYDHLLRQAFLFSEKLFASVPAKEVVIEGEEHLVEHPEFSELEELKKLMAKLEEKQRILKLLDRCHEGEGVKIFVGSRAQEEGVPLSVISASYRKGGHVVGTLGVIGPTRMDYSRIVSVVDFTSKLVSDYLNGDVRS, from the coding sequence ATGAATTCACTACCAGAAAGATATCGCGAGATTTTGCAGCTCCTCATCTCCGACTATATAACCAGCGCGGAACCTGTCGGTTCACGTTCGCTTGCCAAACGCCATTCAGGAAATCTTTCGCCCGCAACGATTCGCAATGTGATGGCTGATTTGACGGAAATGGGGCTGCTGGAGCAGCCGCATACGTCAGCGGGTCGTATTCCCACGGAAGCTGCTTTTCAGTATTATGTGGAGAGCCTTCTCCATATCCACGATCTCTCTGATGTCGAAAAAGAATCTATTCGACAGCAATGTTTTCAAAAAGGGGGGATTGAACAATTTCTCCATCGTACTTCAGGCGCGTTGTCGTCGATGTCGCGCTATATCGGACTGGTCGTGATGCCGGGTTGGCAAGAGATTGAACTAAAGCAGGTTGAGTTTTTGCGACTCTCGCGCGGAAGACTTCTCGGTATTTTTGTGGCGCAAAATGGACTGGTTCAAAATCAGCTCATTGAAGTGGATGAAGATTTTACATTTTTAGATCTCGAAAAAATAAATAATTTTTGTAATCGAACTTTTTCTGGTCTCAATCTCTCAGAAGCGCGCCAAAAAATTTCTCAAGAACTCGAAAGTGAGCGAGCCGACTACGATCATCTTCTTCGTCAAGCTTTTCTCTTTTCAGAAAAACTTTTTGCCTCTGTTCCTGCAAAAGAAGTAGTGATCGAAGGGGAAGAGCATTTGGTGGAGCATCCTGAGTTTTCAGAACTCGAAGAACTCAAAAAGTTAATGGCGAAGCTTGAGGAGAAACAGAGGATTTTAAAACTTCTCGATCGTTGTCATGAAGGCGAAGGAGTGAAGATTTTTGTCGGCTCGCGCGCCCAAGAAGAGGGCGTGCCGCTCAGCGTTATCTCTGCCTCTTATCGCAAAGGGGGTCACGTGGTCGGAACCTTGGGAGTTATTGGGCCCACGCGCATGGATTATTCTCGTATTGTTTCTGTTGTCGATTTTACCTCAAAACTTGTAAGTGATTACTTGAATGGAGATGTTCGTTCATGA
- a CDS encoding nucleotide exchange factor GrpE gives MKETKEKEIEKDGAEEEQFTADLHAAEQEAKKHYEKLLRVMADFENYKKRTSKEIAERTKYANEDLLKVLLPALDGLGRVLDHVTPESSDEAKNIGEGVNLVMKDLFAALSKFDLREVEALHQPFNPEEHEAVSTVMSDEVDPDTVISVHRKGYRLGDRLLRPAMVTVSKKE, from the coding sequence ATGAAAGAGACGAAAGAAAAAGAAATTGAAAAAGATGGTGCTGAAGAAGAACAATTCACTGCTGATCTGCATGCTGCAGAACAAGAAGCGAAGAAGCACTATGAAAAATTGCTTCGGGTCATGGCAGATTTTGAAAATTATAAAAAAAGAACTTCAAAAGAAATTGCAGAGCGAACAAAGTATGCAAATGAAGATCTTCTCAAAGTACTCTTGCCAGCGCTTGATGGTCTCGGTCGTGTGCTCGACCATGTGACTCCGGAGTCGAGTGACGAAGCAAAAAATATTGGTGAAGGAGTAAATCTTGTCATGAAAGACCTTTTCGCAGCTCTTTCAAAATTTGATCTGCGTGAAGTGGAAGCGTTGCATCAACCTTTTAATCCTGAAGAACATGAAGCCGTCTCTACCGTGATGAGTGATGAGGTTGATCCTGACACCGTGATTTCTGTTCATCGTAAAGGCTATCGCTTAGGTGATCGTTTGCTTCGGCCCGCGATGGTCACTGTTTCTAAAAAAGAATGA